Below is a window of Deltaproteobacteria bacterium DNA.
TCCAGGGTAAAAGTTTCGAAATCGATGAAGACGGTTTCCTTCTGAAGTTCGAAGACTGGACCCCTGAATGGGTCGAGTATGTCAAGGACAGCGAAGGCATCGCCGAAATCACCGAAGCTCACCAGCAGATCCTGGACTTCCTGCAGGACTACTACAAGAAGAACGGTATTGCGCCCATGGTCCGCATTCTGTCCAAGTCCACTGGCTACAAGCTGAAACAGATCTACGAGCTGTTCCCCTCCGGTCCTGGTAAGGGTGCGTGTAAGATGGCTGGTC
It encodes the following:
- the tusE gene encoding TusE/DsrC/DsvC family sulfur relay protein gives rise to the protein MATIEFQGKSFEIDEDGFLLKFEDWTPEWVEYVKDSEGIAEITEAHQQILDFLQDYYKKNGIAPMVRILSKSTGYKLKQIYELFPSGPGKGACKMAGLPKPTGCV